One segment of Anatilimnocola aggregata DNA contains the following:
- a CDS encoding PPC domain-containing protein, whose amino-acid sequence MSGPFASAQSTPRIEFLFPAGAQRGTTVDVHLGGEFMPPGCRLSMAGEGIALEAASDPNRYRFAVAADAKTGPHEARLSTVQGASSPFPFLVGELPEVIHRGEQKPLELKLPVTANGRLDAAGDIDEYGLTLAAGTQIVCAVTTRAIRSPVDPMLRVLDAAGKPVASSFPHRTADALLVFRAPAAGHYTLQMFDFQMAGGADFIYRLTVTDGPWLAYAFPAGVSRVTETPVTVFGWNLPSPGGENHVLSVPPQNVERFELTLPGCVNRLKLPVSDSPNQIETEPNNTIEQAPTLPFPATLNGRLGTPGDIDFASFSAKKGEKIVVDVDSANLQFATDIVLTVLSEAGKLLIEIDDAKGSRDPSLLFTAPADGRYFVSLRDRSRGGNAEYIYRLQLTSQQPAMSARVNTPSLMVHSGQTANVAVIVDRIDGLADELEVTALDLPAGVSVKPQPVPAKTPATVQLPLTIAETTAPVGGLIRIVVRSTKSGEEKQKTAMIAEAATAGSGSESLWLAISPEVPFTLKTTTTILDAPRTAAFPFPVSVTRKEGFTGPIQLIGVEPDRRGTLIPLTGEIPAGSDSGSLPLVLQHKVTEGTTHRSRVMGVAEVPGSDGKLYAVFHVAPGSMSVGCQPSLLTMTVAPGIVQRSHGETQRLEVQLMRRTTMQPITLRLALPKDVVGIECEPVEVAGDQKTAQLALRFLPSAVLPPRTTIEIHAESSRDGLPIYATTSFRLESQ is encoded by the coding sequence ATGAGCGGTCCTTTTGCCAGCGCGCAATCGACTCCCAGAATTGAATTCCTCTTTCCGGCCGGAGCGCAGCGCGGGACCACTGTCGACGTGCATCTTGGCGGCGAGTTCATGCCACCTGGCTGTCGTTTGAGTATGGCCGGCGAAGGGATTGCTCTCGAGGCCGCCAGCGATCCCAATCGATACCGGTTCGCTGTCGCTGCCGATGCCAAAACTGGACCGCATGAAGCCCGGCTGTCGACAGTTCAAGGAGCTTCGTCCCCCTTTCCCTTTCTGGTCGGTGAGTTGCCCGAAGTCATCCATCGGGGCGAACAAAAGCCCTTGGAATTGAAGTTGCCGGTAACTGCCAACGGCCGACTGGACGCAGCTGGCGATATCGACGAGTACGGACTCACGCTCGCTGCAGGAACTCAAATTGTCTGCGCCGTAACGACCCGTGCCATTCGCTCGCCCGTCGATCCGATGCTGCGAGTGCTGGATGCCGCTGGCAAACCAGTGGCGAGCAGCTTTCCGCATCGTACGGCCGATGCACTATTGGTGTTTCGCGCACCGGCTGCCGGCCATTACACGCTTCAGATGTTTGATTTTCAGATGGCCGGCGGAGCTGACTTTATCTATCGCTTAACCGTGACCGATGGTCCATGGCTGGCTTACGCCTTTCCCGCGGGAGTATCGCGAGTAACGGAAACACCAGTCACTGTGTTCGGCTGGAATCTTCCTTCGCCGGGCGGAGAAAATCATGTGCTCAGCGTACCGCCGCAAAACGTGGAGCGCTTCGAACTGACGCTGCCCGGCTGCGTCAATCGCCTAAAACTCCCCGTCAGCGACAGTCCGAATCAAATCGAGACCGAACCCAACAATACGATCGAACAGGCGCCAACGTTGCCATTTCCTGCAACGTTGAACGGTCGTCTCGGCACGCCCGGCGATATCGACTTCGCTTCTTTCTCGGCCAAGAAGGGTGAGAAGATCGTGGTGGACGTTGACTCTGCGAACTTGCAGTTTGCGACGGACATTGTGCTGACTGTCCTTAGCGAAGCTGGCAAGTTGCTGATTGAAATTGACGATGCCAAGGGTTCGCGCGACCCGAGCTTATTATTTACCGCGCCAGCTGACGGTCGCTATTTCGTCTCGCTTCGCGATCGAAGTCGCGGCGGAAATGCAGAGTATATCTACCGCTTGCAGCTGACTTCGCAGCAGCCCGCCATGAGTGCCCGTGTCAACACGCCGTCACTGATGGTTCATAGTGGGCAGACTGCCAACGTCGCCGTCATCGTCGATCGAATCGATGGCCTGGCCGACGAGTTGGAAGTCACCGCCCTCGATCTGCCGGCGGGTGTTTCAGTGAAGCCGCAACCGGTGCCTGCCAAAACTCCTGCGACCGTTCAACTGCCGCTGACGATAGCCGAAACCACAGCGCCAGTTGGCGGACTCATCCGCATTGTCGTCCGCAGCACCAAGTCCGGCGAAGAGAAACAGAAAACGGCAATGATCGCCGAGGCTGCTACGGCTGGCTCCGGCAGTGAATCGCTGTGGCTGGCCATCAGTCCCGAGGTTCCGTTCACGCTCAAGACGACGACCACCATTCTCGATGCCCCTCGCACCGCCGCCTTTCCCTTTCCCGTCAGCGTAACTCGCAAAGAGGGCTTCACGGGACCAATTCAGCTGATTGGCGTCGAGCCCGATCGTCGTGGCACCTTGATTCCACTGACGGGTGAAATTCCGGCTGGCAGCGACAGCGGTTCGCTCCCCTTGGTGTTGCAGCACAAGGTGACGGAAGGCACGACTCACCGCAGCCGCGTAATGGGAGTTGCCGAAGTGCCGGGCAGTGATGGCAAGCTGTACGCCGTGTTTCATGTCGCTCCTGGCAGTATGTCCGTCGGCTGTCAACCCAGTTTGCTGACGATGACCGTTGCCCCGGGGATCGTCCAGCGCAGTCACGGAGAGACGCAGCGCCTGGAAGTGCAATTGATGCGGCGCACCACGATGCAGCCCATCACGCTGCGCCTGGCACTTCCCAAAGATGTTGTTGGCATCGAGTGCGAACCGGTTGAAGTCGCTGGCGATCAAAAAACTGCCCAGTTGGCACTGCGATTTCTTCCCTCTGCTGTCTTGCCGCCGCGAACAACAATTGAGATTCATGCTGAGTCTTCGCGCGATGGACTTCCAATTTACGCCACGACAAGTTTTCGTTTGGAATCGCAGTAA
- a CDS encoding DUF1501 domain-containing protein: MMNRSCIRQEHRAHAFDNYAGNVAEGLTLRSRRNMLKAGMLGMAGLPLTELLRARTEAATTGRPMKSAKSCILLWMTGGPSHIDTWDSKPDRPEINRGPFGVTQTKLPGVVICEHLPKQAAMLDRFTIIRSVDAKHSNHSPNIVFQTANLRAEPRTNPEAVKYPALASVIAKHHGANQAGVPPYVAFMKSSSHLAFSGYLGKQFDPFIANDACLLPKYDLVGNDTGEQTTGSLFQLPDGLSMDRLHDRRRLLTDFDRLRKGLDQNGSMDALSHYQRQAVEMLVGGRARQAFDLTREDQATRDRYGKHLWCQQALVARRLVEAGVAFVTLDLSYHTASGTWDTHGDNIPPYGGIKKGLGPLLPLFDHLLTTLVSDLEERGLLDDTLVIAMGEFGRSPTMGTQGSTDGRNHWPAIMSMCLAGGGLKHGQVIGASESDGGQIRERPVTPGDLAATWFKYFDVPTGVQYLDNQGRPRNVIDGDGSPIAELF, translated from the coding sequence ATGATGAATCGTTCCTGTATTCGCCAAGAGCATCGTGCCCATGCCTTCGACAACTATGCGGGGAATGTGGCCGAGGGGCTCACGTTGCGCAGTCGTCGCAACATGCTCAAAGCTGGCATGCTGGGCATGGCCGGTTTGCCACTCACGGAGTTGCTACGCGCCCGCACAGAAGCCGCCACAACTGGCCGCCCGATGAAATCGGCCAAGAGCTGCATTTTGCTTTGGATGACCGGTGGCCCGAGCCACATCGACACTTGGGACAGCAAACCCGATCGACCGGAGATCAACCGCGGACCGTTTGGCGTGACGCAAACCAAACTGCCGGGCGTGGTGATCTGCGAGCATTTGCCCAAGCAGGCTGCGATGCTCGACCGCTTCACGATCATCCGCTCGGTCGATGCCAAGCATAGCAATCACTCGCCCAACATCGTCTTTCAAACTGCCAACCTGCGCGCTGAGCCGCGCACCAATCCCGAGGCAGTGAAGTATCCCGCGTTGGCCTCGGTGATCGCCAAGCATCATGGCGCGAATCAGGCCGGTGTGCCTCCCTATGTCGCCTTCATGAAGTCGTCATCGCACCTGGCATTTTCGGGTTACCTGGGGAAGCAATTCGATCCCTTCATCGCCAACGATGCCTGCCTGCTACCCAAGTACGACCTTGTTGGCAACGACACTGGCGAACAAACAACCGGCAGCCTCTTTCAGCTACCCGACGGGCTTTCGATGGATCGGCTCCACGACCGTCGGCGACTGCTCACTGACTTCGATCGCCTGCGCAAAGGTCTCGATCAAAACGGTTCCATGGATGCGCTGTCGCATTATCAGCGACAGGCAGTCGAAATGCTCGTCGGTGGTCGGGCTCGGCAAGCCTTCGATTTGACGCGGGAAGACCAGGCCACTCGCGACCGCTACGGCAAACACTTGTGGTGCCAGCAGGCGCTCGTCGCGCGGCGACTCGTCGAGGCTGGCGTCGCCTTTGTGACACTCGATCTGAGCTATCACACGGCCAGCGGCACTTGGGATACCCACGGCGATAACATTCCGCCGTATGGTGGCATTAAGAAGGGGCTTGGACCATTGCTGCCCCTTTTCGATCACCTCCTCACAACCCTGGTGAGCGACCTCGAAGAGCGCGGCCTGCTCGACGACACTCTGGTGATTGCGATGGGGGAGTTTGGTCGATCGCCCACCATGGGAACCCAAGGAAGTACCGATGGCCGTAATCATTGGCCAGCCATCATGTCGATGTGCCTGGCCGGCGGTGGCTTGAAGCACGGGCAGGTGATTGGTGCCTCGGAGAGTGATGGGGGACAAATTCGCGAGCGCCCCGTGACGCCCGGCGATTTGGCTGCCACCTGGTTCAAATACTTCGACGTGCCAACCGGCGTGCAGTATCTCGACAACCAAGGCCGGCCGCGCAACGTGATCGATGGCGATGGCTCGCCCATCGCCGAATTGTTCTAA
- the queA gene encoding tRNA preQ1(34) S-adenosylmethionine ribosyltransferase-isomerase QueA — protein sequence MTELADYDYELPRELIAQHPLATRSDARLMIVDRARQMIDHAYIRDLPELLRPRDLLVVNDTRVIPARLVGRRERTGARWTGLFLQADEHGAWQILSKTRGKLEAGESIQVLSWDLRQSTRLRLLTKLEGGVWVVRPEPLGDPLEVLQQVGRVPLPPYIRDGEMTDEDEQAYQTVFAQTAGAVAAPTAGLHFTPELLSKLEKAGITRAAVTLHVGVGTFRPVTAERLEDHVMHQEWASLGQETLQKIVSTRANAGRVIAVGTTVVRTLESAVNGGVLQPFTGQTDLFIRPPHHISTIDGLLTNFHLPKSTLLVLVRTFGGDQLIRRAYQRAIEQQYRFFSYGDAMLII from the coding sequence ATGACGGAACTTGCCGACTACGACTATGAACTGCCCCGCGAACTGATCGCGCAGCATCCGCTCGCCACGCGCAGCGATGCGCGCCTGATGATCGTCGATCGGGCGCGGCAAATGATCGATCACGCTTACATTCGCGACCTGCCGGAACTGTTGCGCCCGCGCGACTTGCTGGTGGTGAACGACACTCGCGTCATTCCTGCCCGGTTGGTCGGCCGGCGTGAACGAACCGGGGCTCGTTGGACCGGGCTTTTCTTGCAAGCGGATGAGCACGGTGCGTGGCAGATTCTGAGCAAGACCCGCGGCAAGTTGGAAGCGGGAGAATCGATTCAGGTGCTGTCTTGGGATTTGCGGCAGAGCACCCGCTTACGACTGCTGACGAAACTCGAAGGTGGAGTGTGGGTGGTCCGTCCCGAGCCTCTCGGCGATCCGTTAGAGGTATTGCAGCAGGTCGGCCGCGTGCCGCTGCCTCCGTATATTCGCGATGGCGAAATGACCGACGAAGATGAGCAGGCCTATCAAACAGTCTTCGCCCAAACCGCAGGTGCCGTCGCCGCGCCGACCGCGGGACTTCACTTCACGCCCGAACTTTTATCGAAGCTTGAGAAGGCCGGCATCACGCGCGCTGCGGTCACCTTGCATGTGGGAGTGGGAACCTTTCGCCCGGTAACTGCCGAGCGACTTGAAGATCATGTGATGCATCAGGAATGGGCCTCACTCGGGCAGGAGACGTTGCAGAAGATTGTCTCGACGCGGGCGAATGCCGGCCGCGTGATCGCAGTGGGAACGACCGTGGTCCGCACGCTGGAATCGGCGGTGAATGGCGGAGTTCTGCAGCCCTTCACGGGCCAGACCGACTTGTTCATTCGGCCGCCGCATCACATCTCGACAATTGATGGCCTGCTGACGAATTTTCATTTGCCGAAAAGTACGTTGCTGGTTCTTGTCCGCACCTTTGGCGGCGATCAACTCATCCGCCGCGCATATCAGCGGGCGATCGAACAGCAATATCGCTTCTTTAGCTATGGCGACGCGATGCTGATCATCTGA